In Methanobacteriaceae archaeon, the following proteins share a genomic window:
- a CDS encoding DUF63 family protein, giving the protein MQAEIGISFSNSVSQFIQNNFLYLHPGYTLFNTIIFGLILGLIVIVIIKMFKWIDKDPGDLFIALIPFIFFGSSARALVDNGIYPLTLWLVTPGIYVLTGLITILTLLGSIYLEKKTQYDYRYIIFTVGVLICIPHILSLQSINFTAMAHVLIFWGMFTGIFALIGRKWDLLKDKFNLAVLSAHFFDAASTYVAVDYYGYWEQHVLPSALTNLWGTAFVMFPLKIVVILSALYIIDTSIEDKTIRNTLKLSIFILGLAPGLRNFLSLIMGV; this is encoded by the coding sequence ATGCAAGCGGAAATTGGTATTTCGTTCTCGAACTCTGTTTCTCAATTCATCCAGAATAATTTTTTATATCTTCATCCCGGCTACACACTGTTTAATACAATTATATTTGGATTAATTTTAGGCCTGATAGTAATTGTAATAATTAAAATGTTTAAATGGATTGATAAGGATCCTGGTGATCTCTTTATAGCTTTGATTCCCTTCATATTTTTCGGATCCAGTGCCCGGGCCCTGGTGGATAATGGAATTTATCCGTTGACGTTGTGGCTGGTAACTCCGGGTATTTATGTCTTGACTGGATTGATAACAATATTAACACTTTTAGGCTCGATTTATCTGGAAAAAAAGACCCAATACGACTATAGATACATTATTTTCACAGTGGGAGTATTGATATGCATTCCCCACATTTTGAGCTTACAAAGTATAAATTTCACAGCTATGGCACATGTTTTAATTTTTTGGGGGATGTTCACCGGAATATTTGCTTTGATTGGGCGAAAATGGGATCTTCTAAAAGATAAATTTAACTTAGCAGTCCTTTCAGCCCATTTTTTCGATGCAGCATCCACTTATGTGGCAGTGGACTATTATGGTTACTGGGAACAGCATGTTCTTCCCAGTGCTTTGACCAATTTATGGGGAACCGCATTTGTAATGTTTCCTTTAAAAATAGTAGTTATTTTATCAGCTCTTTATATAATAGACACTAGTATAGAAGATAAAACAATAAGAAATACATTAAAATTGAGCATATTTATTTTAGGACTGGCTCCGGGCCTTAGAAA
- a CDS encoding PHP domain-containing protein: MIIDSHIHTIYSGDATGTPREIIKRARSIGLDAIAISDHNTMKGSLVAQEEVKEFKDILIIPAMEITTNKGHIVALGINEEIEKNLSPEETVDLIHDMDGIAIVPHPFVRYRDGLFAKIKHMPVDAIETMNSRYIFGYSNWRAKKLSIEKNIPEIGASDSHFVGAVGSCVTDVDADFSVESILKSIKAGKTTAYGDRTPLPLILKEVINKKIKRVYEY, from the coding sequence ATGATAATTGACTCACACATTCACACTATTTATTCCGGCGACGCTACTGGAACGCCTAGGGAGATAATAAAAAGGGCTAGAAGCATAGGCCTGGATGCCATAGCCATTTCTGATCACAATACTATGAAAGGATCTTTAGTCGCCCAGGAAGAAGTAAAAGAATTTAAAGATATACTCATAATCCCTGCCATGGAAATTACCACTAACAAGGGCCATATTGTGGCCTTAGGGATAAATGAAGAGATTGAAAAAAATCTTTCTCCTGAGGAGACTGTAGATTTAATTCACGATATGGATGGAATAGCGATTGTACCCCATCCTTTTGTAAGATATAGGGATGGTTTATTTGCAAAAATTAAGCACATGCCGGTGGATGCTATTGAAACCATGAATTCTCGTTATATTTTTGGATATTCTAACTGGCGGGCCAAAAAACTCTCCATTGAAAAAAACATACCTGAAATTGGGGCTAGCGACTCGCATTTTGTAGGTGCGGTGGGAAGTTGTGTGACTGATGTAGACGCTGATTTTTCGGTGGAAAGTATTTTAAAATCCATAAAAGCTGGAAAAACCACAGCTTATGGTGATAGAACTCCACTTCCTTTGATACTCAAAGAAGTTATCAATAAAAAAATTAAGCGTGTTTACGAATATTAA
- a CDS encoding DUF1786 domain-containing protein codes for MKILAVDVGKGTQDIMLFDSHQNMENSVKLVLPSPTRILASKISKINKNLFISGETMGGGPINQAIEKHIQKGYQVVMEENAARTIRDDLKKVASLGIKIVFHDESRVKYDDFAKLELKDVDLESIASSLSYFGVNLDFDYVGVAVQDHGYNEDMGDRNFRFLKIREKLSQPLAPEEFSFHRDIPDYFTRMKAVSRTLSNFDPFLMDSKFASVCGATADPMAQELNSYIVMDVGNGHTLAASIEDGKIKGIFEHHTSSLTPEKIEYYLKKLADATITHEEVHEDHGHGAWALESITEIEKVVVTGPRRSLMDEVQFPVYNAAPAGDVMMTGPVGLINCINHRIENKNK; via the coding sequence ATGAAAATACTGGCCGTGGATGTGGGTAAAGGTACTCAAGATATTATGCTTTTTGATTCACATCAAAACATGGAAAATTCTGTAAAACTTGTTTTACCTTCACCTACTCGCATATTAGCTTCAAAAATATCTAAAATTAATAAAAATCTTTTTATAAGTGGAGAAACCATGGGCGGAGGCCCTATAAATCAGGCCATAGAGAAACATATCCAAAAAGGTTATCAAGTGGTTATGGAAGAAAATGCAGCCCGCACCATAAGGGACGATCTTAAAAAAGTAGCTTCACTAGGGATTAAAATAGTTTTTCATGATGAAAGTCGAGTAAAATACGACGATTTTGCAAAATTAGAATTAAAAGACGTTGATTTAGAGAGTATTGCTTCATCACTCTCATATTTCGGTGTAAATCTGGATTTTGATTATGTGGGGGTGGCTGTACAGGATCATGGATATAATGAGGATATGGGGGATCGTAATTTCCGATTTTTAAAAATAAGGGAAAAATTAAGCCAACCATTAGCCCCAGAAGAATTTTCATTTCACCGGGATATTCCTGATTACTTCACTAGAATGAAAGCAGTTTCCAGGACCCTATCTAATTTTGATCCATTTTTAATGGATTCCAAGTTCGCTTCAGTTTGTGGTGCCACTGCTGATCCAATGGCCCAGGAATTAAACAGCTATATTGTTATGGATGTAGGCAATGGGCACACACTGGCGGCATCCATTGAAGATGGGAAAATAAAGGGGATATTTGAGCACCATACCAGTTCCCTTACTCCTGAAAAAATAGAATACTACTTAAAAAAACTGGCAGATGCTACTATAACTCATGAAGAGGTACATGAAGACCATGGCCATGGGGCTTGGGCTCTGGAGTCCATAACTGAAATTGAAAAGGTGGTGGTAACTGGACCCCGGCGCAGTTTGATGGATGAAGTTCAATTTCCGGTTTATAATGCGGCCCCCGCTGGTGATGTAATGATGACGGGACCAGTCGGTTTAATTAACTGTATTAATCACCGAATTGAGAATAAGAATAAATGA
- a CDS encoding TrpB-like pyridoxal phosphate-dependent enzyme, which yields MYKITLSSDEIPKKWYNINADLPVPLPEYKDSEEGGNLANLPKIFSKGVLEQEMSQERWIDIPKEVRDVYKMIGRPSPLFRAKNLEDQLDTPAKIYYKREDYSPTGSHKLNTAIAQAYYAKKDGAERLTTETGAGQWGTALSLACSMLEMECKVYMVKVSFNQKPFRKTIMQLYGGNVIPSPSPDTAYGRKILAEDPDHPGSLGIAISEAVEEALQDDKVYYTLGSVLNHVLLHQTVIGLETKKQLKIADESPDVMIGCVGGGSNFGGAVFPFIKDQIDEKIDCKFIAAEPSSCPTLTQGEYCYDFADSGEMTPRMKMHTLGHSFVPPSVHAGGLRYHGMSPQVALLVKEGLIEGRTVTQDEVFQSGITFAKAEGVVPAPETCHAIKVAIDEAKACKKTGEEKTIVVSFSGHGMLDLQGYDDYLNGKLPKDSK from the coding sequence ATGTACAAAATTACACTATCCTCAGATGAAATTCCAAAAAAATGGTATAATATAAATGCAGATTTACCGGTTCCTTTACCAGAGTATAAGGACTCTGAAGAAGGTGGAAACCTTGCAAATCTTCCAAAAATCTTTTCAAAAGGTGTTCTAGAACAGGAAATGTCTCAAGAAAGATGGATTGATATTCCTAAAGAAGTAAGAGATGTTTACAAAATGATAGGAAGACCCAGTCCCCTATTTAGAGCTAAAAACCTGGAAGATCAACTTGACACCCCGGCCAAAATCTACTACAAAAGGGAAGATTACTCTCCTACTGGCAGTCACAAGCTAAATACTGCTATTGCTCAAGCATATTACGCTAAAAAAGACGGAGCAGAACGTTTAACTACTGAAACTGGTGCTGGACAATGGGGAACTGCTTTATCCCTGGCATGTTCCATGCTGGAGATGGAATGTAAAGTGTACATGGTAAAAGTATCCTTCAACCAGAAACCTTTCCGTAAAACCATTATGCAATTATATGGTGGAAATGTTATCCCCTCACCAAGCCCAGACACTGCATATGGGCGAAAAATATTGGCTGAAGATCCTGATCACCCCGGCTCATTAGGTATTGCTATTTCAGAAGCTGTGGAAGAAGCATTACAAGATGATAAGGTTTACTACACTTTAGGAAGTGTTTTAAACCACGTATTGCTCCACCAAACAGTTATTGGATTGGAAACTAAAAAACAGTTAAAAATTGCTGATGAAAGTCCAGATGTCATGATTGGTTGTGTAGGTGGAGGAAGTAACTTTGGTGGGGCTGTTTTCCCATTCATTAAAGACCAAATTGATGAGAAAATTGACTGTAAATTTATAGCAGCCGAGCCAAGTTCCTGTCCAACACTTACCCAGGGAGAGTATTGTTATGACTTTGCAGATTCTGGTGAGATGACTCCTCGAATGAAAATGCACACCCTAGGCCACAGCTTTGTGCCCCCATCAGTACATGCCGGAGGACTCCGTTACCACGGAATGTCTCCACAAGTAGCTTTACTGGTTAAAGAAGGTCTTATAGAAGGTAGAACTGTAACTCAAGATGAAGTTTTCCAAAGTGGAATCACTTTTGCTAAAGCAGAAGGAGTAGTACCTGCTCCAGAAACTTGCCACGCTATTAAAGTGGCTATTGACGAAGCTAAAGCGTGTAAGAAAACTGGAGAAGAAAAAACAATTGTGGTCAGCTTCTCAGGCCATGGAATGCTTGATTTACAAGGATACGATGATTATTTGAATGGTAAACTTCCTAAAGACAGCAAGTAA
- a CDS encoding bifunctional 5,6,7,8-tetrahydromethanopterin hydro-lyase/3-hexulose-6-phosphate synthase translates to MYKIGEALIGSGNEIAHVDLIIGDKESPAGAAFVNGMTQLSLGHTPLLSVIRPNLMTKPATLIIPKVTVGDLKDANKIFGPAQTAVGRAVADAVSEGIIPEDQAEDLVIMASVFIHPEAEDFRKIYQYNYGATKLAIQRAMDGYPSMKKVMAEKDRGSHPIMGFKAVKLWNPPYLQVALDLDNMDEMERIINTLPDRERILLEAGTPLVKKFGVGIVSKIRELRKDAFIIADLKTLDVGRIEVKMAADETADAVAISGLGTIESIEKAIHEAQKQGIYSILDMMNVDNFVEKLKSLNFMPNIVLLHRNVDLETMKAERGEEAGEMTEWGNIGEIKESLGANGLVAVAGGITPNKVEQALDSEADIIVVGRYIIGSRDVRRSAEDFLEHMPQDPDTMRLALDEDESI, encoded by the coding sequence ATGTATAAAATAGGTGAAGCTTTAATTGGAAGCGGAAATGAAATCGCTCACGTTGATTTAATTATTGGAGATAAAGAAAGCCCTGCCGGTGCTGCTTTTGTAAATGGAATGACCCAACTTTCTCTGGGACACACCCCATTGTTATCTGTCATCAGGCCTAATCTAATGACCAAACCAGCTACTCTCATAATCCCTAAGGTAACTGTAGGAGATTTAAAAGACGCAAATAAAATATTTGGTCCAGCACAGACTGCAGTGGGAAGAGCTGTGGCAGATGCTGTAAGTGAAGGGATTATTCCTGAAGACCAGGCAGAAGATCTGGTAATTATGGCCAGTGTATTTATACACCCGGAAGCTGAAGACTTTAGGAAAATTTACCAGTACAACTACGGAGCTACTAAATTAGCTATTCAACGAGCTATGGATGGATATCCATCTATGAAAAAGGTAATGGCTGAAAAAGATAGAGGAAGCCACCCAATAATGGGATTCAAGGCCGTTAAATTATGGAACCCACCATATCTACAAGTTGCTCTTGACCTGGACAACATGGATGAAATGGAAAGAATCATTAACACTTTACCTGACCGGGAAAGAATATTACTGGAAGCTGGAACCCCTCTAGTTAAGAAATTCGGAGTAGGTATTGTAAGCAAGATCCGGGAACTGAGAAAAGACGCCTTTATCATTGCTGATTTAAAAACTCTCGATGTAGGACGTATTGAAGTTAAAATGGCTGCTGATGAGACTGCAGATGCTGTAGCTATTTCTGGACTTGGTACCATAGAATCCATTGAAAAAGCAATACATGAAGCTCAAAAGCAAGGTATCTACTCCATACTGGACATGATGAACGTGGATAACTTTGTGGAAAAACTCAAAAGCTTGAATTTCATGCCTAATATCGTACTACTTCACCGAAATGTGGACTTAGAAACTATGAAAGCTGAAAGAGGAGAAGAAGCTGGAGAAATGACTGAATGGGGTAACATCGGAGAAATTAAAGAAAGCCTCGGTGCCAATGGATTAGTAGCTGTGGCTGGAGGAATTACTCCTAACAAAGTTGAACAAGCTTTAGACAGTGAAGCTGACATTATTGTAGTGGGTCGTTACATTATAGGGTCCAGAGATGTCCGTAGATCTGCAGAAGACTTCCTGGAACACATGCCTCAAGACCCAGACACCATGCGACTGGCCCTTGACGAAGACGAGTCTATTTAA
- a CDS encoding flavodoxin family protein: MMIVGICGSPRKKATDHVLKEALTMLEDKGFETTFYGVRGKNIGPCKHCDYCLRKKECFLKDDMSEVYELLNNAQGIIIASPMYNGGVSGQIKCIMDRCRALGAADYDSLRGKIGMGIAVGGDRSGGQEMALLQIHTYYILSGVIPVSGGSFGANLGACLWSKDSLDGVKEDKEGFRTLRKTVHMFARYLENYNPETHKKP, translated from the coding sequence ATCATGATAGTGGGAATATGCGGCAGTCCAAGAAAAAAGGCCACAGATCACGTTTTAAAAGAAGCTCTCACCATGTTGGAAGATAAGGGTTTTGAAACAACATTTTATGGAGTAAGAGGCAAAAATATTGGGCCTTGCAAGCACTGCGATTACTGTCTAAGAAAAAAAGAGTGTTTCCTAAAAGATGACATGAGCGAAGTATATGAATTACTGAATAATGCACAGGGAATTATAATAGCCAGCCCCATGTATAATGGTGGAGTAAGCGGACAAATAAAGTGTATAATGGACCGGTGCCGAGCCTTAGGAGCAGCAGATTACGATTCTCTACGGGGAAAAATTGGAATGGGTATTGCTGTGGGCGGCGACCGTTCCGGTGGTCAGGAGATGGCCCTGCTACAAATTCACACCTACTACATATTAAGTGGAGTAATTCCCGTGAGCGGGGGATCCTTTGGGGCCAATTTAGGGGCCTGTTTATGGTCTAAGGATTCACTTGATGGCGTTAAGGAAGATAAAGAAGGTTTCCGGACATTACGAAAAACCGTGCATATGTTTGCAAGATATCTAGAAAATTATAATCCGGAAACTCATAAAAAACCTTGA
- a CDS encoding flippase yields MSTSKGTAKLLRGSFLLMISNLLFRVGGYVYRFLMARMLGPEGYGILGYTLFFQGVFQVLSAGGLPPAIAKYVSQHKALEEDQMASQVVFTSLKFMMFLGILFSIVMFFIGPMIANNIWHKPAAALPLQAVALITPFSVIVGAFRGAFQGIYKMEYVVITRAVEQVFMIVFAVILVMLGFYAAGAVIGTGIGFMASAVSAIIIFRKYMWKYLPSLDPEHKFNFRQELGLIKTLLIFSIPVIITALSEMSIYGASIFILGIFMATKFSGYYNAVDPIARLPLVISLSVATAVLPAASEAFALKDKALLTTYIVQSYRMVVLTVLPLCIGIAIFSGPLLELLFGVNYVYGAGALSILVIGMAFYTLFMVSSSIAQGLGYPRLPMYILVVGSVVNITLNWFLIQFYGIIGAALATTITAFVIMIPILWKTYKITEVKLPFMSFAKITLASAVMGLGMFFIPQTIFGLILAIIIAPIIYVIAFTFLKGFEKRDIRMMRRMGTKLGPLSSINEKLVKFIEKYSL; encoded by the coding sequence ATGAGTACAAGTAAGGGCACAGCAAAGCTACTTAGAGGAAGTTTCCTCTTAATGATTAGTAATCTCCTATTTAGAGTAGGAGGTTACGTATATCGATTTTTAATGGCCCGAATGCTGGGCCCTGAAGGATACGGAATATTAGGATACACCTTATTTTTCCAAGGAGTATTTCAGGTCCTATCCGCCGGAGGACTGCCTCCAGCAATCGCCAAATATGTTTCTCAGCATAAAGCCCTTGAAGAAGACCAAATGGCCAGTCAGGTGGTTTTCACATCATTAAAATTTATGATGTTTCTGGGAATTTTATTTTCCATAGTTATGTTTTTCATTGGGCCAATGATAGCCAATAATATATGGCATAAGCCCGCTGCAGCTCTTCCTCTTCAAGCAGTAGCACTAATAACTCCTTTCAGCGTTATAGTTGGGGCTTTCAGAGGCGCATTCCAGGGAATATATAAAATGGAATATGTGGTAATTACCCGAGCAGTGGAACAAGTTTTCATGATTGTTTTTGCAGTCATTCTAGTTATGCTCGGATTTTACGCCGCAGGAGCTGTGATTGGGACAGGAATAGGATTTATGGCCTCTGCAGTTTCTGCAATCATCATTTTTAGAAAATATATGTGGAAATATCTACCATCTCTTGATCCAGAACATAAATTCAATTTTAGGCAAGAACTGGGGCTTATCAAGACTCTTTTAATATTCTCCATACCCGTTATCATCACCGCATTATCTGAAATGTCTATTTATGGAGCAAGTATATTTATATTGGGAATTTTTATGGCTACCAAATTTAGTGGTTATTATAACGCCGTGGATCCTATAGCTCGCCTTCCACTAGTAATTTCTCTCTCAGTAGCTACGGCAGTACTTCCAGCCGCGTCTGAAGCCTTTGCTTTGAAAGATAAAGCATTATTAACAACTTATATAGTTCAATCTTATCGTATGGTAGTTTTAACTGTTCTTCCTCTCTGTATTGGTATTGCTATTTTTTCTGGTCCTCTTTTGGAGCTTCTTTTTGGTGTTAATTATGTATATGGGGCAGGAGCATTAAGCATACTAGTAATTGGAATGGCATTTTATACGTTATTCATGGTCTCTTCTAGTATAGCCCAGGGATTAGGCTATCCCAGATTACCCATGTACATTTTAGTAGTAGGTAGCGTGGTAAATATAACTTTGAACTGGTTCCTCATACAATTTTACGGAATAATTGGTGCTGCATTGGCTACAACTATTACTGCGTTTGTTATAATGATCCCCATTTTGTGGAAAACCTACAAAATTACTGAAGTGAAGTTACCATTTATGTCCTTTGCTAAAATAACTTTAGCATCTGCAGTCATGGGATTAGGAATGTTTTTTATCCCCCAAACAATCTTCGGGCTGATTCTAGCTATTATAATTGCACCAATAATATATGTAATAGCTTTTACATTTTTAAAAGGATTTGAAAAAAGAGACATCCGTATGATGCGCCGGATGGGAACTAAATTAGGTCCATTATCCAGTATCAACGAAAAATTGGTTAAGTTTATAGAAAAGTATTCCCTATAA
- a CDS encoding TOBE domain-containing protein, translating to MTRARKAEYNLNINGKNMLMDSRRFELLKKIDNCGSIMNASKKTGTPYRTALKYIEVMEETMGHEVVFTTRGGRGGGGGSKLSSLGKEIVKEYTKIEKVLQKVSQTNELGGKISLIDEEGKVMHIDFNGEDIVLPLNVDFKIDDDIILLISPEDIIIMLEPQESSVRNIIEGKIVGLKLHDDMVRLEIQLNNKETLDVDVTEFSREKLGLDLGKVVFIGFKAVSLSVVKG from the coding sequence ATGACTAGGGCACGGAAAGCAGAGTACAATTTAAATATTAATGGCAAGAACATGCTCATGGATAGCCGCAGGTTTGAGCTTTTAAAGAAAATTGATAATTGTGGCTCTATTATGAATGCCTCCAAAAAAACAGGGACCCCCTATAGAACTGCCCTAAAATACATTGAAGTAATGGAAGAAACCATGGGCCATGAAGTTGTTTTCACCACTCGCGGGGGACGTGGAGGTGGAGGAGGGAGCAAATTATCTTCACTGGGTAAAGAGATTGTGAAAGAATACACCAAAATTGAAAAAGTTCTTCAAAAAGTTTCCCAGACTAATGAATTGGGCGGAAAAATTTCTTTAATTGATGAAGAAGGAAAAGTAATGCATATTGACTTCAATGGTGAAGACATAGTATTGCCCCTAAATGTGGATTTTAAAATTGATGATGATATAATTCTCCTTATAAGTCCAGAAGACATCATTATAATGCTCGAACCTCAAGAATCCAGTGTTAGAAATATAATCGAGGGGAAAATAGTAGGTTTAAAACTTCATGATGATATGGTAAGACTTGAAATCCAATTAAATAACAAAGAAACTCTAGATGTTGATGTTACAGAATTTTCAAGAGAAAAGTTAGGATTAGATCTGGGAAAAGTTGTTTTCATAGGGTTTAAGGCAGTTTCACTATCTGTAGTTAAAGGCTGA
- a CDS encoding ferredoxin family protein, protein MRIEVDQEKCTGCGNCLEICPKGYRIWKKNSEGKAEIKDLTLCHVCTLCASKCRADAIKIVRDANEQKENEIKQENL, encoded by the coding sequence ATGAGAATAGAAGTTGATCAAGAAAAGTGCACTGGTTGCGGTAACTGCCTGGAAATCTGTCCAAAAGGATATAGAATCTGGAAAAAGAATTCTGAAGGGAAAGCTGAAATAAAAGATTTAACTTTATGCCATGTTTGCACATTATGCGCCAGTAAATGTCGCGCAGATGCTATAAAAATCGTAAGGGATGCTAATGAACAAAAGGAAAATGAAATTAAGCAGGAAAACCTCTGA
- the hisB gene encoding imidazoleglycerol-phosphate dehydratase HisB, producing the protein MNKRKMKLSRKTSETDIEIILDLDGQGNYDIQTGVEFFDHMLESFARHGFFDLEIKATGDVSVDDHHTVEDVGILLGEVFNQAVGDKKGINRISHSLVPMDEALAMVAVDISGRSYCVMDMQFTQQKVGELSTENVEHFLESFASSARININAKVEGENDHHQIEALFKALARALKDALQVEHDQIPSTKGIL; encoded by the coding sequence ATGAACAAAAGGAAAATGAAATTAAGCAGGAAAACCTCTGAAACTGATATTGAAATCATTCTAGATTTGGATGGTCAGGGAAATTATGATATCCAAACCGGTGTGGAATTCTTTGACCACATGTTAGAATCATTTGCCAGACATGGATTTTTCGATCTAGAAATTAAGGCCACCGGTGATGTGAGCGTAGATGACCATCACACCGTGGAAGATGTGGGAATACTTTTAGGCGAAGTATTTAACCAGGCAGTAGGCGATAAAAAAGGGATAAACAGAATATCCCATTCATTGGTACCCATGGATGAAGCATTGGCCATGGTGGCCGTGGATATAAGTGGCCGAAGCTATTGTGTAATGGATATGCAATTTACCCAGCAAAAAGTTGGTGAATTATCCACTGAGAATGTGGAACATTTCTTAGAATCCTTTGCCAGCAGCGCCAGAATAAATATTAATGCCAAGGTAGAAGGTGAAAATGACCACCACCAGATTGAAGCACTTTTTAAGGCACTGGCCCGAGCTCTTAAGGACGCTTTACAAGTGGAACATGATCAAATACCTAGTACTAAAGGCATATTATGA
- a CDS encoding HD domain-containing protein → MIENLIERFFKAATMERWNDHIRPVQLTELDKQAHKMIIAYVLAKIEEDSRGKDSINWINLIEGFLFDFLHRLVLTDLKPSVFHRMMDEKREELNQHVLNELKHDLNGFKDTSFEEKFKNYLSSRESTLEKRILRAAHYLATNWEFKIIYNTAPFIYGIEKTKERIENQIEDHYDLIGVQKIMLEKKSFGFVDLCGQLRFQKRWAHSPRIPETSVLGHMLIVATTSYLCTLEMGVKACEKRIYNNFFAGLFHDLPEVMTKDIISPVKRSVKGLDDIIKEYEDYQMKEELLPLLPKTWHEEMLYFTGDEFKNKIKDSENIKFVSFNDLNKKYNKNEYYPLDGELVKACDQLAAFAEAKISIRHGVTSKDLEDAQKSIMGDWKSKKVSGNDFGHIFHSLEELIEE, encoded by the coding sequence ATGATAGAAAACCTCATAGAACGCTTCTTCAAGGCGGCCACCATGGAAAGATGGAATGATCATATCCGGCCTGTGCAGCTTACAGAACTGGATAAACAGGCCCATAAAATGATTATAGCATATGTTTTAGCCAAGATTGAAGAAGATAGCCGAGGAAAAGATTCTATTAATTGGATTAATCTCATTGAAGGATTTTTATTTGATTTTTTACATAGATTAGTTTTAACGGACCTAAAACCATCTGTATTTCATCGAATGATGGATGAAAAGAGAGAAGAACTAAATCAGCATGTTTTAAATGAATTGAAACATGACTTAAACGGGTTTAAGGATACATCTTTTGAAGAAAAATTTAAAAATTATCTTTCCAGTAGAGAAAGCACTTTGGAAAAGAGAATTCTTCGAGCAGCCCATTATTTAGCCACTAACTGGGAATTTAAGATAATCTATAATACGGCTCCATTTATCTATGGAATTGAGAAAACTAAAGAAAGAATAGAGAACCAGATTGAAGATCACTATGATTTAATAGGTGTTCAAAAGATTATGTTGGAGAAGAAGTCATTCGGATTCGTTGATCTTTGCGGACAGCTTAGATTCCAGAAAAGATGGGCACACTCGCCACGAATTCCGGAAACATCTGTTTTGGGCCATATGTTGATAGTCGCTACCACTTCTTATCTTTGTACCTTGGAAATGGGAGTTAAAGCATGTGAAAAACGAATTTATAACAACTTTTTCGCAGGATTATTCCACGATTTGCCAGAAGTAATGACTAAAGATATAATTTCACCGGTGAAGCGTTCAGTTAAAGGACTGGATGATATTATAAAAGAATATGAAGATTATCAAATGAAAGAGGAATTATTACCTCTTCTTCCCAAGACCTGGCATGAAGAGATGCTTTATTTCACGGGTGATGAATTTAAAAATAAAATTAAGGATTCTGAAAATATTAAGTTCGTTTCATTTAATGATTTAAATAAAAAATACAACAAAAATGAATATTATCCTTTAGATGGGGAACTGGTCAAGGCCTGTGATCAACTAGCAGCCTTTGCCGAGGCCAAGATTTCTATTCGTCATGGAGTCACTTCTAAAGATTTGGAAGATGCTCAAAAAAGCATTATGGGTGATTGGAAATCTAAAAAAGTTTCTGGCAACGATTTTGGCCATATTTTCCATAGTTTAGAGGAATTGATTGAAGAATAA